The following are encoded in a window of Qingrenia yutianensis genomic DNA:
- a CDS encoding HNH endonuclease family protein, with protein sequence MKIDRMQVSIKELCNGYEEKGIDGIEGIVAYGGKLDVRPPYQREYVYAPKERDEVIRTVKKGFPLNTMYWAKTEDDRYELMDGQQRTISICRYTAESERTFAVDEKYYFNLEKDIQNRIDDYILDIYICDGTSSEVHEWFKVINIAGKPLTPQELRNTAYTGTWLSDAKIHFSRPTCAAYNMGKDYVSGSPIRQEYLETAIKWIADRDGLDTIETYMALHQHDDNANQIWIYFKRVIEWVETIFPIKRKEMKGIEWGLLYNIYKDAELDPSVLETKIKTLMMDDDVTNKKGIYTYVLTSDEKYLNIRQFTDNQKREAYERQNGICAKCGKHFYINEMEGDHITPWHAGGKTNAENCQMLCIECNRRKSGK encoded by the coding sequence ATGGAGGTAAATTAGATGTTCGTCCTCCATATCAGCGTGAATATGTATATGCCCCTAAAGAACGTGATGAGGTTATCCGCACTGTAAAGAAAGGATTTCCTCTAAATACGATGTATTGGGCAAAAACAGAAGATGATCGATATGAGCTTATGGATGGGCAACAGAGAACTATCTCCATTTGTCGTTACACAGCAGAAAGTGAGCGTACCTTCGCAGTAGACGAAAAATATTATTTTAATTTAGAAAAAGACATTCAAAATCGAATTGATGACTATATTTTGGATATTTATATTTGTGATGGAACATCCTCAGAGGTACACGAATGGTTTAAGGTAATTAATATTGCCGGTAAGCCATTGACTCCGCAAGAATTAAGAAACACAGCATATACTGGCACATGGCTTTCTGATGCTAAAATTCATTTTTCTAGGCCTACTTGTGCAGCATACAATATGGGAAAAGACTATGTAAGTGGTTCACCTATCAGACAGGAATATCTTGAAACTGCTATCAAGTGGATTGCTGACCGTGATGGCTTAGATACGATAGAAACATATATGGCTCTTCATCAACACGATGACAATGCCAATCAGATCTGGATATATTTTAAGCGTGTTATAGAGTGGGTCGAAACAATCTTTCCGATAAAACGTAAAGAAATGAAAGGAATAGAATGGGGTCTGCTCTACAACATATATAAAGATGCAGAATTAGATCCATCAGTACTTGAAACAAAAATTAAAACACTTATGATGGATGATGATGTTACAAATAAAAAGGGCATTTATACATATGTATTAACCAGCGATGAGAAGTATTTAAATATACGTCAGTTCACAGATAATCAAAAGAGAGAAGCATATGAACGACAAAATGGTATCTGTGCTAAATGTGGAAAACATTTTTATATTAATGAAATGGAAGGGGATCATATTACGCCGTGGCACGCTGGTGGCAAAACAAATGCGGAGAATTGTCAAATGTTATGTATTGAATGTAATCGCAGAAAGTCGGGTAAATAG